The Dysidea avara chromosome 13, odDysAvar1.4, whole genome shotgun sequence genome includes a region encoding these proteins:
- the LOC136242524 gene encoding uncharacterized protein, producing the protein MLLLKLSTWIGNKSDDPGHPDYVPAVFSDVKPHVIAKLKKDVERYLRLRNKIRRTTGLRYYRDDGVTEVNSLNGQVDLSNRKSTYQSECSLSSNHVEEDHLRNHEQGYHQPDELVIVEEVPKGRLVADLIEGDVAAPQEADDTPLEANDRMDIELSAQVLQTHQEDCCQMMEVGMQMLHEAEESECQLQVNTGLMNVGIGVSLPVQDDCCQTNAESMEVCEVSPEVQDAELMDIGVQVSPSVQDSCFQTDTRDVELLEAGVQVCIAVEGKIDVEMMETGVQVSPDVQDSCNQTDYAVQLTEKGVQVDLFLTAESLEHNDRKVKYYTGLPNFATLKLVFDVVTSGLNMSRGVLTTFQEIFMVLMKLRLDLEEVDLAYRFGISQPTVSRIFRKWIDIMAKRLHPFIQWPERAELRETMPMAFRRFFSRCVCIIDCTEIFIDRPSNLKARAQTWSNYKQHNTAKVLIAITPQGSISFVSKAWGGRVSDKYITENCGILDKLLPGDLILADRGFTIQDSIGLYCAEVKTPSFTRGKKQLSRHDIDWSREISHVRIHVERVIGMLKQKYKILKGILPITLLKDGNDCTIDNILITCSALCNLCASIIPFD; encoded by the coding sequence atgttacttctTAAATTGTCTACTTGGATAGGAAATAAGAGTGATGACCCTGGCCATCCAGACTATGTGCCAGCAGTATTTTCAGATGTGAAACCTCATGTAATTGCTAAGCTGAAAAAGGATGTAGAAAGGTACCTGCGACTAAGAAATAAAATACGACGCACCACTGGATTAAGATATTATAGAGATGATGGTGTTACAGAAGTTAATAGCCTTAATGGACAAGTGGATTTAAGTAACCGCAAAAGCACTTACCAATCGGAATGCTCATTGAGTAGTAATCACGTAGAAGAAGACCATCTACGTAATCATGAACAAGGTTACCATCAACCTGATGAACTAGTTATAGTAGAGGAAGTCCCAAAGGGTCGGTTGGTTGCAGATTTGATAGAAGGAGATGTAGCAGCACCACAAGAAGCTGATGATACACCATTGGAAGCTAATGACAGAATGGATATAGAATTGAGTGCACAAGTTTTACAAACACATCAAGAAGATTGCTGTCAAATGATGGAAGTTGGTATGCAAATGTTGCATGAGGCAGAAGAAAGTGAGTGTCAGCTACAGGTGAATACAGGATTGATGAATGTAGGTATAGGGGTGTCACTACCAGTTCAAGATGATTGCTGCCAGACAAATGCAGAATCGATGGAGGTATGTGAGGTATCACCAGAAGTTCAAGATGCAGAATTGATGGACATAGGTGTACAGGTATCACCATCAGTACAAGACAGTTGTTTCCAAACAGATACAAGAGATGTGGAACTACTGGAAGCAGGTGTGCAAGTGTGTATAGCAGTGGAAGGCAAAATAGATGTAGAAATGATGGAAACAGGTGTACAAGTGAGCCCTGATGTCCAAGACAGTTGTAATCAGACTGATTATGCAGTGCAATTGACTGAGAAGGGTGTGCAAGTTGATTTATTTTTGACTGCAGAAAGTTTAGAACATAATGACAGGAAAGTAAAGTATTACACTGGTCTACCTAATTTTGCTACCTTGAAGTTGGTTTTTGACGTGGTTACATCTGGATTGAATATGAGCAGAGGTGTGCTGACCACATTTCAAGAGATATTCATGGTACTGATGAAGTTAAGACTTGATTTGGAAGAAGTAGACCTTGCTTACAGATTTGGCATATCACAACCTACTGTATCTCGGATATTTCGCAAGTGGATTGACATTATGGCAAAAAGATTGCATCCATTCATTCAATGGCCAGAAAGAGCTGAATTAAGAGAGACAATGCCAATGGCATTTAGAAGATTCTTTTCGAGATGTGTCTGCATAATAGACTGCACAGAAATTTTCATTGATAGACCCAGCAATTTGAAGGCAAGAGCACAAACTTGGAGCAATTACAAACAACACAACACTGCCAAAGTGTTAATAGCCATCACTCCACAAGGCAGTATTTCGTTTGTTTCAAAGGCCTGGGGAGGGCGTGTCTCTGACAAAtacatcactgaaaattgtggaATTTTAGACAAGCTTTTACCCGGTGATTTGATTTTAGCAGATCGAGGTTTCACTATACAAGACAGCATAGGACTATACTGTGCTGAAGTGAAAACTCCATCATTCACTAGGGGAAAAAAACAATTAAGTCGCCATGACATCGATTGGTCCAGAGAGATCTCACATGTTAGAATACATGTGGAACGGGTGATAGGAATGCTGAAACAAAAATACAAAATTCTGAAAGGAATCTTGCctatcaccctgttgaaagatggCAATGACTGTACCATTGATAACATACTTATTACGTGCTCAGCATTATGTAATTTATGTGCATCTATTATACCATTTGATTaa
- the LOC136242519 gene encoding uncharacterized protein isoform X2 — MSAVMSDFYHQLDEAGKRRYQEKLQLIGLKEDPYLLPRDHWSPSRALWPKVESPDICVYLINSPSPYTMEELKGYKSTEAWAYFVAGFVEDVLITKVNENSLLMTAKVKHSQCMNSPPLRPWLGIKLDGTIICAHCNCMAGAGEACSHVAATLYAVMAGVRLRDETSCTSEPCQWLAPTVTKKISFATIQDISFTKPREPFWETDDKPPIATSKKLRTLPEPLITMESAYSRLKEANPKAVSLSLLPGFSKSFIPQSCTDKFPVNLTTLYDPKYLHMSYDLLLNECDRVFSSLAVSIEQAESLEQATKMQSKSQLWFRYRAGRITASRFKAAVATNADHPSPSLIKAICYPESTKIKSKATCWGCSHEKVALSQYVDVVSPQHENSELCNYGIVACDCHGVGVIEVKCPYCVRKQSPDNAIEMLKYLECQGDEVHLKETDAYYYQVQAQLNICDVPYADFVVWTEAGIFVERIFPQSNFFIKAVAEMERFYKYAVLPELLGKWYTKQPVIPSSKDSPAVIIAPTPGPAFDDHMPMSAAAGDDTFSASDDLILTATDELSLTTSDEPTLTASDDLTLTASDDFSLTVSDVLTLTASDDLTASDDFTLTASDDLVYTHGDVASSSAAALCMNTCTDNRMPSHSDSDELWCYCREPEDEVMIACDFPGCNIEWFHMKCLRMEVVPHGNWYCPDCRIKFKGKCPPKSYIN, encoded by the exons ATGAGCGCGGTAATGAGTGACTTTTATCACCAACTTGACGAGGCAGGGAAAAGGCGATACCAAGAGAAGCTTCAATTGATTGGATTGAAAGAAGACCCATATCTTCTGCCACGAGACCACTGGTCGCCTTCGAGGGCTCTATGGCCCAAAGTAGAATCGCCGGATATTTGTGTGTACCTTATAAATTCACCTAGCCCATACACGATGGAAGAGTTGAAAGGTTACAAAAGTACAGAAGCATGGGCATACTTCGTGGCTGGATTCGTCGAAGATGTGCTGATTACTAAGGTTAACGAGAACTCGCTCCTTATGACAGCAAAG GTTAAACATAGCCAGTGTATGAACAGTCCACCATTGAGACCATGGCTTGGCATTAAACTAGATGGAACAATCATCTGTGCTCACTGTAATTGCATGGCTGGTGCAGGCGAGGCATGCTCCCATGTAGCTGCTACACTATATGCAGTGATGGCTGGGGTGAGACTACGAGATGAAACTTCCTGTACTTCTGAACCTTGCCAGTGGTTAGcaccaactgtaacaaaaaag ATATCATTTGCAACCATACAAGACATCAGTTTTACAAAGCCCAGGGAACCATTTTGGGAAACTGATGATAAGCCACCAATTGCAACATCAAAGAAACTAAGAACATTACCAGAGCCACTGATTACTATGGAATCTGCTTACTCAAGATTAAAAGAAGCAAATCCAAAAGCAGTGTCTCTGTCCTTGCTGCCAGGATTTTCAAAAAGTTTTATTCCCCAGTCTTGTACAGACAAATTCCCAGTAAACTTGACCACACTGTATGACCCTAAGTATCTTCACATGTCATATGATCTCCTTCTTAATGAATGTGACAGAGTTTTTAGTTCTCTTGCTGTGTCTATAGAGCAGGCTGAAAGTTTGGAGCAAGCAACAAAGATGCAGTCAAAATCACAGCTGTGGTTCCGTTATAGAGCTGGCAGAATTACAGCATCTAGATTTAAAGCTGCTGTTGCCACCAATGCAGACCATCCTTCCCCATCACTTATTAAAGCAATCTGCTACCCAGAATCAACAAAGATTAAAAGCAAAGCAACTTG CTGGGGGTGTAGTCATGAGAAGGTAGCTTTGTCGCAATATGTTGATGTGGTATCGCCCCAACATGAGAATTCTGAGCtatgtaatt ATGGTATAGTGGCATGTGATTGCCATGGAGTAGGTGTGATTGAAGTAAAATGCCCCTATTGTGTCAGAAAGCAGTCACCTGATAATGCTATAGAGATGTTGAAGTACTTGGAATGCCAAGGTGATGAAGTCCACTTGAAAGAGACAGATGCCTACTATTATCAAGTTCAGGCACAACTGAATATTTGTGATGTTCCATATGCAGACTTTGTTGTATGGACAGAGGCGGGGATATTTGTTGAGCGAATTTTTCCACAGTCAAACTTTTTCATTAAAGCAGTTGCAGAAATGGAAAGATTCTATAAGTATGCAGTGCTACCTGAGTTGTTAGGAAAGTGGTACACTAAGCAGCCTGTAATTCCTTCATCAAAAGATTCTCCTGCTGTAATTATAGCCCCCACTCCAG GTCCTGCTTTTGATGACCACATGCCTATGTCTGCTGCAGCTGGTGATGACACATTTTCTGCTAGTGATGATCTCATCCTCACCGCTACTGATGAACTATCCCTCACCACTAGTGATGAACCAACCCTCACCGCTAGTGATGACCTCACCCTCACCGCTAGTGATGACTTCAGCCTCACCGTTAGTGATGTCCTCACCCTCACCGCTAGTGATGACCTCACCGCTAGTGATGACTTCACCCTCACTGCTAGTGATGACCTTGTGTACAcccatggtgatgttgcctccAGTAGTGCTGCAGCATTGTGCatgaacacatgtacagacaatCGCATGCCATCACATTCAGACTCTGATGAATTATGGTGCTACTGTAGGGAACCTGAGGATGAAGTCATGATAGCTTGTGATTTTCCAGGATGCAACATTGAATGGTTTCATATGAAGTGTTTAAGGATGGAAGTAGTTCCACATGGAAACTGGTATTGTCCGGACTGCAGGATAAAATTCAAAGGAAAGTGCCCTCCAAAGAGTTAtattaactag
- the LOC136242519 gene encoding uncharacterized protein isoform X1: MSAVMSDFYHQLDEAGKRRYQEKLQLIGLKEDPYLLPRDHWSPSRALWPKVESPDICVYLINSPSPYTMEELKGYKSTEAWAYFVAGFVEDVLITKVNENSLLMTAKVKHSQCMNSPPLRPWLGIKLDGTIICAHCNCMAGAGEACSHVAATLYAVMAGVRLRDETSCTSEPCQWLAPTVTKKISFATIQDISFTKPREPFWETDDKPPIATSKKLRTLPEPLITMESAYSRLKEANPKAVSLSLLPGFSKSFIPQSCTDKFPVNLTTLYDPKYLHMSYDLLLNECDRVFSSLAVSIEQAESLEQATKMQSKSQLWFRYRAGRITASRFKAAVATNADHPSPSLIKAICYPESTKIKSKATCWGCSHEKVALSQYVDVVSPQHENSELCNCGFVINPSYPHLGASPDGIVACDCHGVGVIEVKCPYCVRKQSPDNAIEMLKYLECQGDEVHLKETDAYYYQVQAQLNICDVPYADFVVWTEAGIFVERIFPQSNFFIKAVAEMERFYKYAVLPELLGKWYTKQPVIPSSKDSPAVIIAPTPGPAFDDHMPMSAAAGDDTFSASDDLILTATDELSLTTSDEPTLTASDDLTLTASDDFSLTVSDVLTLTASDDLTASDDFTLTASDDLVYTHGDVASSSAAALCMNTCTDNRMPSHSDSDELWCYCREPEDEVMIACDFPGCNIEWFHMKCLRMEVVPHGNWYCPDCRIKFKGKCPPKSYIN; encoded by the exons ATGAGCGCGGTAATGAGTGACTTTTATCACCAACTTGACGAGGCAGGGAAAAGGCGATACCAAGAGAAGCTTCAATTGATTGGATTGAAAGAAGACCCATATCTTCTGCCACGAGACCACTGGTCGCCTTCGAGGGCTCTATGGCCCAAAGTAGAATCGCCGGATATTTGTGTGTACCTTATAAATTCACCTAGCCCATACACGATGGAAGAGTTGAAAGGTTACAAAAGTACAGAAGCATGGGCATACTTCGTGGCTGGATTCGTCGAAGATGTGCTGATTACTAAGGTTAACGAGAACTCGCTCCTTATGACAGCAAAG GTTAAACATAGCCAGTGTATGAACAGTCCACCATTGAGACCATGGCTTGGCATTAAACTAGATGGAACAATCATCTGTGCTCACTGTAATTGCATGGCTGGTGCAGGCGAGGCATGCTCCCATGTAGCTGCTACACTATATGCAGTGATGGCTGGGGTGAGACTACGAGATGAAACTTCCTGTACTTCTGAACCTTGCCAGTGGTTAGcaccaactgtaacaaaaaag ATATCATTTGCAACCATACAAGACATCAGTTTTACAAAGCCCAGGGAACCATTTTGGGAAACTGATGATAAGCCACCAATTGCAACATCAAAGAAACTAAGAACATTACCAGAGCCACTGATTACTATGGAATCTGCTTACTCAAGATTAAAAGAAGCAAATCCAAAAGCAGTGTCTCTGTCCTTGCTGCCAGGATTTTCAAAAAGTTTTATTCCCCAGTCTTGTACAGACAAATTCCCAGTAAACTTGACCACACTGTATGACCCTAAGTATCTTCACATGTCATATGATCTCCTTCTTAATGAATGTGACAGAGTTTTTAGTTCTCTTGCTGTGTCTATAGAGCAGGCTGAAAGTTTGGAGCAAGCAACAAAGATGCAGTCAAAATCACAGCTGTGGTTCCGTTATAGAGCTGGCAGAATTACAGCATCTAGATTTAAAGCTGCTGTTGCCACCAATGCAGACCATCCTTCCCCATCACTTATTAAAGCAATCTGCTACCCAGAATCAACAAAGATTAAAAGCAAAGCAACTTG CTGGGGGTGTAGTCATGAGAAGGTAGCTTTGTCGCAATATGTTGATGTGGTATCGCCCCAACATGAGAATTCTGAGCtatgtaattgtgggtttgttaTTAATCCATCTTATCCTCACTTGGGTGCTTCACCAGATGGTATAGTGGCATGTGATTGCCATGGAGTAGGTGTGATTGAAGTAAAATGCCCCTATTGTGTCAGAAAGCAGTCACCTGATAATGCTATAGAGATGTTGAAGTACTTGGAATGCCAAGGTGATGAAGTCCACTTGAAAGAGACAGATGCCTACTATTATCAAGTTCAGGCACAACTGAATATTTGTGATGTTCCATATGCAGACTTTGTTGTATGGACAGAGGCGGGGATATTTGTTGAGCGAATTTTTCCACAGTCAAACTTTTTCATTAAAGCAGTTGCAGAAATGGAAAGATTCTATAAGTATGCAGTGCTACCTGAGTTGTTAGGAAAGTGGTACACTAAGCAGCCTGTAATTCCTTCATCAAAAGATTCTCCTGCTGTAATTATAGCCCCCACTCCAG GTCCTGCTTTTGATGACCACATGCCTATGTCTGCTGCAGCTGGTGATGACACATTTTCTGCTAGTGATGATCTCATCCTCACCGCTACTGATGAACTATCCCTCACCACTAGTGATGAACCAACCCTCACCGCTAGTGATGACCTCACCCTCACCGCTAGTGATGACTTCAGCCTCACCGTTAGTGATGTCCTCACCCTCACCGCTAGTGATGACCTCACCGCTAGTGATGACTTCACCCTCACTGCTAGTGATGACCTTGTGTACAcccatggtgatgttgcctccAGTAGTGCTGCAGCATTGTGCatgaacacatgtacagacaatCGCATGCCATCACATTCAGACTCTGATGAATTATGGTGCTACTGTAGGGAACCTGAGGATGAAGTCATGATAGCTTGTGATTTTCCAGGATGCAACATTGAATGGTTTCATATGAAGTGTTTAAGGATGGAAGTAGTTCCACATGGAAACTGGTATTGTCCGGACTGCAGGATAAAATTCAAAGGAAAGTGCCCTCCAAAGAGTTAtattaactag